CTCATTGCCAAGCTGCGGCGGCTTGCGCCGATCGACGACGCCGATGAGGCAGCCCTTCTTGCCCTGCCGCATCGCGTCGGCCGCGCCCGGGCGCGCGACTATCTGGTGCGCGAGGGATCGAGGCCGCAGGAATGCTGCGCGCTCCTCGAAGGCTATGCGGCCCGGAGCAAATTGGGTTTCAACGGCGGCCGCCAGATCGTCTCCTTCCACATTCCGGGCGACCTGCTCGACATCCAGCATCTGTTCCTGGAACGCGCCGATCACAACGTCCAGGTGATCAGCGAGGCAACCCTGCTCTGGGTGTCGATGCCCGCCCTGCGCGCACTGGCGACGGAGCGGCCGGCGATCGGCACCGCCTTGTGGCGGGATGCGCTGATCGACGCCTCGATCTTCCGCGAATGGATCTTGAACGTCGGCCGCCGGGACGCGAAGTCGCGCATCGCGCACATGCTGTGCGAGTTCATCGTGCGACGGTCGGCTGCGGGCCTGGGCACGCCCGAGCATACCCGATTGCCGTTCACCCAGGAGGAGATCGGCGATGCGACCGGACTGACCTCGGTGCACGTCAACCGGATGCTGCGCGAGCTTGCAGAAGCGGGATTGATCGCACGGAACGGCCGCGCTCTCGAAATCGTGGATTGGGACGGCTTCCGCCGTGCCGCGGGTTTCGACGCCGCTTACCTTCACGCGGCCGCCTGAACGGGGAAGGCAGACACGGCATGACGAACATGAACCGATATTTTCTCCACCTCCACGAATGCGGCACCGTCATCGAGGATGCCGAGGGCGTCGAATATGCTTCGCTGGCCGAGGCTCGGGAGTTTGCCGTGGCCAGTGCCCGGGACGTGATGGCCGGCGAGGTGCTCGAGGGCCGCTTGTGCCTGGACTGCCATATCGTGATCACGGACGACGGGGCGACGGAGCTGGCGCGGGTGAATTTCCGCGATGCCCTGGTGGTGCGGGGCCGGTAAGGCGATCGGGTCGGATCGGACTCGGCAATCCGGACCACCGGCGCCGGCAGCGTCCCCGTGGCCGTCCGAGATTGGGGCGAATGAAGCGCACCTGTCGGACCGGCGTCGCAATCGGTCACGCTTCAGGTCTTCGTAGAACAGCAGCGCTGTGGTGAATCGTACGCCCAATCCCGGCGTGGCGATTGAAGGGAGACGGCGGAGGCACCAGCGCCAAGGTGGATACCGGCGTGACGGCGCTGCCATGCTGCCGCCACCTGCGCCGGCAACCAGAAGTTTACCCGCCAGGATTAGTGATGGGTCGGGGGGCTCAGCGACCATGTTGAAGATCGACGCCAGGCGCCATGGGGACGACGTCACCGTAATGACCGTCACCGAAGATCAGCGGGAAATCTGGCGGTTCGAGGTCGACGACGACTGGCTCGGCTGCGGCGCCGGGCGCGACCATGTCTGGGTCGGCGATCGCGACGGCACGATCACCCTCTACGACGCCCGGCAGCGGCGGAAATCCGGCGCGGTGTTCGTGCCGCGGGGGAAAGAATGGCAACCGGCCTCGATCAGCAGGGATGGCCGCCGCCTCTACCTGTTCCAGCCGATCGAGACGGAGGAGAGCTCGACGCTGCACGTGATCGACCTGGAGGCAGGCCGCATCGTCGCCAGCCATGCGGGCATCCCGGGGCATCTCGACGCGTATCCCGCCGAACGGCCCGATGGACGGCTGCTGCTCACCGGGTTGAAGCGGCCCGGCACCCCGGGGATCACCGTCGTCACCATCGATCCGGCGGACGGAGAGCGCACGGAGGAGGTCCTCGGCGACGGCCCGCCGAGCGACCGGGTCATCGCCTCGCCCGATGGGCGCTATCTGTTGCGGCGCGATCTCACCATGATGCCGCGGAGATCCCTCGGAGGTGCGCCGCGCCGCCTGTTCGGCTTCGGGCGCCGCAGCGGGCAAGCTGGTGAGGTCCATTACGGCCTGGTCTGGCAGGTCTGGGAGGCGAGTCCGCTGCGCTTCGTGCGGCGGATCGTCGCGCAATGGATGCGCGCCGAGGAACTGCTGGACGCCTTCTATTTCGGAACGCGGCTGCCCCCGGCCGAAGCGGCCCGGTGCCGGCGCGCGCTCTGGGACACGGTTGCCGACACGCTGGGCGCCCCCAACGCCCCGCCCGAAGGCGGTCCGCCGCCGCCGGAGGCGTTCCGAACGGACATATTCGACGAGGACGAAATGCTGAGGCTCGTCGGGGACAGCGTCGAGAACCTCCGTACCTCCCCGCTCATTTCGAAGTTCCGGGGCTGGCAGCCGGACGGCGAAGCTTTCTGGGTCGCGACGGCCCATTACCTCACCTGCGTCGGACTGGATGGCTCGGTCTCGCCGCGTCTCTCTCTCGAACGAAAAGGGCTCGAGTCCACCGTTGTCCTGGAGAGCGCCTGTTCGTTCAAAGACATCCGCGCGCTGGACGGGCGCAAGGCCGAAGTGCGCTATGACGACGGCACGGCCATCCTCGACGGGGCGCCGTCTTCCGACATCGTCCGCGCCGTCCCGCTGGAGGCGGATCAGTGGTGCGCCGCCCCGCCGCCGCCGCCGCCGGCTGCGCCCGACCCGCGCGGCAATCGCCTGTCGATCCCGCTTGCCGGCTGGTCCGGCGCTGCGGTCGAGGAGGCGATCGATGCCCTGGCCGCCGAGATGGATGTCTCGCTCGCGGCGCGCGCGGAGGAAGGGGAGGTCTGCCTGACGTTCCAGGACGGGGAGGAAAGCATCGCCGAGACGGCGTTCTTCGACCGCGTCGCCGAACAGGTCCCGAGCGCCGCCCCCGCGCTGCGCCGGCTGATCGAGCGCTTCGTGGCGGTGGCGCGGGACAGCGAATTCCTGTTCTCCGATGCCGAGAACGGCCACGGCTTCCTGTCCCATGCCGTCCTCGCGCTCGGCCTGCTCGATCGCGAGGCGCTGCCGGTCATCCAATCCTACGGGCGGGTGGTCGACCGCGAGCACGAATATGACTTCGCCGGCCTGGTGGTGCCGCGGCTGATCGCGGCGCATGGCTGGAGCGACGCGATGATCGACTTCGTGTTCTGGGTCATGATCCGCAACTATTTCAACACGTTGCAGGATTTCACCATCGTCTGGCAAGACTGGGGATTGCGCGACGCGCTGATCGCGCAGGATCCGGAGGTGGTTGCGCGGCGGGTCGCCACGCTGCACCGCCGGGATCTCAAATCCGGCCGGTTCGCAGCCGGGCGGCGCAAAGGCGGACTTGCCCAACTGGCCTCCGACATCGCTAAGCCGCACGAACCCTGGCTCGCCGCCTTCCTCCGCGAAGCGAAGAGGTGCCTTGCCGCGTGAGGCTCCCAGGGAAGCTGGGAGCATTGCCGTTGGCGGCTCGACCGCCGCGCCCCCGGCGATTTCCCCGCGCGAGGAATGCTGAAGTCCGGACTTGACTATAGCTTCTTGCCTGATACTGAAGTGTTGACTTCAGCAAAGGAGAGTCGCCGTGTCTGCCAATGTGATCCATTCGAGCTTCTCGATCTCGCGTGTCCTGCCGGCGCCGGCCGCGCGGGTGTTCGAGGCCTTTGCCGATCCGGACATCAAGCGACGCTGGTTCGCCGAAGGGGACCAGCATGAGGTCGAGGAATTCGCCGCCGATCTGCGCGAGTGCGCGACCGAGCGGCTGCGCTACCGCTTTCGTGAGGGGACGCCGTTCGCGGGCCACGCGGTGACCAATGTCGACACGGTGCTGAACGTGGTGCCGGAGCAAAGGATCGTCTGGGCCTCCAAGATGGCGTTCGGCGAGGCGGTGATCTCGGCCGCGTTGATGACCGCCGAATTGCTGCCGCACGCCGACGGCACCGAGCTGGTGCTGACCTTCCAGGGTGCCTTCTTCGAAGGCGCCGATGGTCCCGAGATCCGGGAGATGGGGTGCCGGGTGTTGCTCGAACGGCTGGAGGCCGTGCTAAGGGCGTAGCATGGATCGACCCGACAGCAGCGACGCGGATCGGATCTTCCAGGCGCTTGGCGATGCGACCCGGCGGCGGCTGATCGACCTGCTCGGCGGCGGGCCGCGGTCGGTGTCGGAGCTCGCCGGGCCGCTGGAGGTGACGGTGACGGCGGTGATGCAGCATCTGCGCGTGCTGGAGGAATGCGGGCTGGTCGCGACCGAGAAGATCGGCCGGGTGCGGGCGTGCCGGCTGCGGCCCGAGGGGCTGGACGTGCTCGACGGGTGGATCCGGGCGCGGCGATCGAGGTGGGAGCATCGGCTGGACGCATTGGCGGAGATCCTGCGGGAG
The nucleotide sequence above comes from Sphingosinicella sp. BN140058. Encoded proteins:
- a CDS encoding Crp/Fnr family transcriptional regulator, translated to MTSDGSPFDPLIAKLRRLAPIDDADEAALLALPHRVGRARARDYLVREGSRPQECCALLEGYAARSKLGFNGGRQIVSFHIPGDLLDIQHLFLERADHNVQVISEATLLWVSMPALRALATERPAIGTALWRDALIDASIFREWILNVGRRDAKSRIAHMLCEFIVRRSAAGLGTPEHTRLPFTQEEIGDATGLTSVHVNRMLRELAEAGLIARNGRALEIVDWDGFRRAAGFDAAYLHAAA
- a CDS encoding WD40 repeat domain-containing protein; this encodes MLPPPAPATRSLPARISDGSGGSATMLKIDARRHGDDVTVMTVTEDQREIWRFEVDDDWLGCGAGRDHVWVGDRDGTITLYDARQRRKSGAVFVPRGKEWQPASISRDGRRLYLFQPIETEESSTLHVIDLEAGRIVASHAGIPGHLDAYPAERPDGRLLLTGLKRPGTPGITVVTIDPADGERTEEVLGDGPPSDRVIASPDGRYLLRRDLTMMPRRSLGGAPRRLFGFGRRSGQAGEVHYGLVWQVWEASPLRFVRRIVAQWMRAEELLDAFYFGTRLPPAEAARCRRALWDTVADTLGAPNAPPEGGPPPPEAFRTDIFDEDEMLRLVGDSVENLRTSPLISKFRGWQPDGEAFWVATAHYLTCVGLDGSVSPRLSLERKGLESTVVLESACSFKDIRALDGRKAEVRYDDGTAILDGAPSSDIVRAVPLEADQWCAAPPPPPPAAPDPRGNRLSIPLAGWSGAAVEEAIDALAAEMDVSLAARAEEGEVCLTFQDGEESIAETAFFDRVAEQVPSAAPALRRLIERFVAVARDSEFLFSDAENGHGFLSHAVLALGLLDREALPVIQSYGRVVDREHEYDFAGLVVPRLIAAHGWSDAMIDFVFWVMIRNYFNTLQDFTIVWQDWGLRDALIAQDPEVVARRVATLHRRDLKSGRFAAGRRKGGLAQLASDIAKPHEPWLAAFLREAKRCLAA
- a CDS encoding SRPBCC domain-containing protein, with protein sequence MSANVIHSSFSISRVLPAPAARVFEAFADPDIKRRWFAEGDQHEVEEFAADLRECATERLRYRFREGTPFAGHAVTNVDTVLNVVPEQRIVWASKMAFGEAVISAALMTAELLPHADGTELVLTFQGAFFEGADGPEIREMGCRVLLERLEAVLRA
- a CDS encoding helix-turn-helix transcriptional regulator gives rise to the protein MDRPDSSDADRIFQALGDATRRRLIDLLGGGPRSVSELAGPLEVTVTAVMQHLRVLEECGLVATEKIGRVRACRLRPEGLDVLDGWIRARRSRWEHRLDALAEILREP